The Bacteroidota bacterium genome has a segment encoding these proteins:
- a CDS encoding T9SS type A sorting domain-containing protein: MKRFLFLSFWVVLFSISGLPQITITSDDMLEVGDTIRSSNTLTTGTVDFTLTGEDYTWDFSTLSVLYQQVDTFVSVWSTPLVYQLIFFYPIVATVAQKQANFDLIPGLQVTDVYNYYKGSNSAFWEAGYAFTVNGIPLPLKYDDPDVYYNFPVEYGDVDSSSSAYSIGVPGFGFYSTSRHRKNTVDGWGTLTTPFGTFETLRIKSDLQINDSLYIDTLNIGFPINRTLTEYKWMANGFGEPLLQVTQEGLVTTVKYIDSLRILTHIQSDEYKTGFLELYPNPCDDLFYVNTAGFKQGPFKIEIYSVTGQILLQRDYHHVPAGNPVISINISKLEQSNGIYLVVLRNENALYFQRLIVK, from the coding sequence ATGAAACGATTTCTTTTCCTTTCCTTTTGGGTAGTGCTTTTTTCAATATCTGGTTTACCACAAATAACCATTACTTCGGATGATATGCTTGAAGTAGGTGATACAATCCGGTCAAGCAATACTCTCACAACGGGTACTGTTGACTTCACTCTTACAGGTGAGGATTATACCTGGGATTTTTCGACTCTGAGTGTTCTTTACCAGCAAGTCGACACATTTGTCAGCGTATGGTCGACACCTTTGGTTTATCAGCTTATTTTTTTCTACCCGATTGTTGCAACAGTAGCCCAGAAACAGGCAAATTTTGATCTTATCCCGGGCTTGCAGGTGACGGATGTATATAATTATTATAAAGGATCAAACAGCGCCTTCTGGGAAGCAGGTTATGCTTTCACTGTGAATGGGATACCATTGCCTCTAAAATATGATGACCCTGATGTCTATTATAATTTCCCTGTTGAATACGGGGATGTGGATTCATCTTCTTCGGCTTATAGCATTGGCGTCCCGGGATTTGGTTTTTACAGTACATCCCGGCATCGGAAAAATACTGTCGATGGCTGGGGAACATTGACCACTCCCTTTGGAACCTTTGAAACACTCCGCATAAAGTCAGATCTTCAGATTAATGATAGTCTCTATATTGATACCCTGAATATCGGCTTCCCCATTAACAGAACACTGACTGAATACAAATGGATGGCGAATGGATTTGGCGAACCACTTTTACAGGTTACCCAGGAAGGACTTGTGACCACAGTCAAATATATTGATTCACTGCGAATATTAACTCATATCCAGTCTGATGAATACAAAACCGGATTTCTGGAATTATATCCAAATCCCTGCGATGATTTATTCTATGTGAATACTGCCGGATTTAAACAGGGTCCTTTTAAAATTGAGATTTATTCTGTCACAGGCCAGATTCTATTGCAAAGGGATTATCACCATGTTCCTGCGGGAAACCCGGTTATAAGTATTAATATCAGCAAGTTGGAGCAGAGCAATGGTATTTATCTGGTTGTTTTAC
- a CDS encoding translocation/assembly module TamB domain-containing protein, which produces MFLYFVLAVIALLIILYGLFQIPAVQTYAAKKTASYLSKKLNTAISVGTIHIGGFLDIVVTDLSIDDLRSNKILDAKKIRLDLRRIKIRDHIIELNSVTLEESLIALRTYRSDSLYNLQFIFNILTATDTLQNIPISKKWTVTCTGVNLKNCHFILKNEVLQTEPDSSRFIDFSNLDLNGLNISLTDLKMIEDTIWCNIKNLSFKDRSGFDLRGFSAGICFSPAGLDAKNLKIETNNSLLDLDLGLTYNGFTGFGDFLNAVTIKAEIRHSEVFMEDIAYFSSALNGMNNKITLSGKISGPVSNLKLRDFLLLFGSSTYFSGNINVSGLPNIEETYVQLKIKELSTNAGDIEQFYLPGNADNHLDLPDILNVLGNIRVIGTFAGFYDDFVTKATFYTEIGTLSTDILLKNNRAAKIVGYSGKLEAIDLNLGILTGLSQDFGRMDMVASVTGHGLNNNTVDVKMDVLIDTLEFRNHKYKQIKIAGDYSKKKFNGLLSVDDPFIGLNFTGLIDFNGKSPQFDFIADIQHARLFDLGLSKRDTLAMFSTYIEVNMAGNDLDNLIGKAKLSNTIYIEHQKEYRLNNLELIASSPNSTFRKITLVSDFIDASIEGEFYLTKLPQAFTKVFDRYLTHLIPEDSVTKMTVNPQRFDLSVNLKDISIISELFFPGITISPNSTLTGTFDSRTGQMEVLFNSQSVVAAGRKFENYYLNGHTTDDYFEIMTGASHLWFKEASPGDTLQLGIDALKINTRFASDSVRIGLYWNDSLTYSRNSGNIDGLISLTQYPLIDCRIASGSMVINDSAWTIRPDNQILIDSNAVTIKQLTVSGPHVGLEIDGTVSGNPSDQLTVKFDQFDISYFNLLLKNKGINMKGVINGQVTFANLINAPNIIGDLTVRKFNFNQEELGVMTLKTNWDNVASKLTTTVEILYQGTDTVSRTLEVTGAYYPNDNEHTFDFTINIYNYKLHTLYPFFASFFSSFNGYASGNLYLKGSKSSPKLTGNVKVRRTEFRIGFLNTLYSLSDNIEFGTDYIGFNNVTVYDTLGRSAIVNGKIYHKFFSDIRLDLAISPSDFMGMSNTPSQSPLFYGDALASGVVKITGPVENIMFDIKAKTEKGTRVFIPISYTADVSENNFIRFRSSEDFGRPAPLHDPGISGLTMNFELDVTNDAVIQIFLPMQMGNIKVSGDGLMKLGINPNGEFNINGTYIMNSGLFYFTMKNLISRTFKIQEGGTISWTGDIYDARVNLKAIYQVRPSLSGLPVTTGDTSALSQRIPVNCTIGLTGSLFNPDIHFSIDLPDASEDVRNIVYSAIDTTNEMSMTRQVLSLLVLNSFSFSTGGNNVMSGMGINTYEILANQLSNWLSQISDEFNIGVNYVKGDAMSPEQLELALSTQLFNDRVLINGSVGFGGYQNSANNASQVVGDVLIEAKITPDGRFRVRAYNKSNTIDLSNDNAPYTQGVGVSYRKDFNRFGDLFQRKRKKAEAVNKVVLR; this is translated from the coding sequence GTGTTCCTTTACTTCGTGCTTGCCGTCATTGCGCTTCTGATTATTCTTTATGGTCTTTTCCAGATTCCTGCTGTTCAGACTTATGCCGCAAAAAAAACCGCATCCTACTTGTCGAAAAAACTCAATACTGCCATTTCAGTTGGAACCATACACATCGGTGGCTTCCTGGATATTGTTGTTACTGATCTTTCCATTGATGACCTTCGTAGCAATAAAATTTTGGATGCCAAGAAAATACGTCTTGATTTGCGAAGGATAAAAATCAGGGATCACATTATTGAGCTGAATTCGGTCACCCTTGAGGAGAGCCTGATCGCACTCAGGACATACCGCAGCGACAGCCTGTACAATTTGCAGTTTATCTTTAATATTTTAACAGCCACTGATACATTACAGAACATTCCAATAAGTAAGAAATGGACAGTGACATGTACTGGAGTGAATCTGAAGAATTGCCATTTTATACTTAAAAATGAGGTACTCCAGACAGAACCAGACAGTTCGCGGTTTATTGATTTTTCTAATCTTGACCTCAATGGATTGAACATCAGCCTGACCGACCTGAAAATGATTGAAGATACGATATGGTGTAACATCAAGAACTTATCCTTCAAAGATCGGAGCGGATTTGACTTACGGGGATTTTCTGCAGGGATTTGTTTTAGTCCTGCAGGTTTGGATGCTAAAAATCTTAAAATTGAAACGAATAATTCCTTGCTTGATCTGGACCTGGGTTTGACGTACAATGGATTTACCGGATTCGGGGATTTCCTTAATGCGGTAACTATCAAAGCAGAAATCCGGCACTCGGAAGTCTTTATGGAGGATATTGCCTATTTTTCATCTGCTTTGAATGGTATGAATAATAAAATCACTTTGTCAGGAAAGATATCGGGTCCGGTGTCCAACCTTAAATTGCGTGACTTCCTTTTATTATTTGGGAGCTCAACCTATTTTTCAGGCAACATTAATGTATCAGGACTACCCAATATTGAAGAGACATATGTACAGCTTAAAATTAAAGAACTATCAACAAATGCCGGAGATATTGAACAGTTTTACCTTCCGGGAAATGCTGACAACCATCTTGACTTACCTGACATATTGAATGTGTTGGGAAATATTCGTGTCATTGGCACATTTGCAGGATTTTATGATGATTTTGTTACAAAGGCAACATTTTACACTGAAATTGGTACCCTATCCACCGATATTCTGCTAAAAAATAACCGGGCTGCCAAAATAGTTGGATACAGTGGTAAACTTGAGGCCATAGACCTCAATCTGGGTATCCTGACGGGTTTATCGCAGGATTTTGGAAGGATGGATATGGTTGCCTCCGTTACCGGCCACGGACTTAATAATAATACTGTCGATGTTAAAATGGATGTACTGATTGACACCCTGGAATTCAGGAATCATAAGTATAAACAAATCAAAATTGCAGGTGACTATTCCAAGAAAAAATTCAATGGTCTTTTAAGCGTTGATGATCCCTTTATTGGCTTGAATTTCACAGGACTAATCGATTTCAACGGTAAAAGTCCCCAGTTTGATTTTATCGCGGATATTCAGCATGCCAGGCTTTTTGACCTGGGACTCAGTAAAAGAGATACACTGGCTATGTTTTCAACATATATTGAAGTTAATATGGCCGGTAATGATCTGGATAATCTTATCGGAAAGGCAAAACTCAGCAACACAATTTACATAGAACATCAAAAGGAATACAGGCTGAATAATTTGGAACTTATTGCATCCAGTCCGAATTCAACATTTCGAAAGATCACCCTGGTTTCTGATTTTATTGATGCCAGTATTGAAGGTGAATTTTATCTCACGAAATTGCCTCAGGCATTTACAAAAGTCTTTGATAGGTACTTAACACACCTTATTCCAGAGGATTCTGTTACTAAAATGACAGTTAACCCCCAGAGATTTGATCTGTCAGTTAATTTAAAGGACATTTCAATAATATCTGAATTGTTTTTTCCAGGAATAACTATATCGCCAAATTCGACTTTGACCGGGACTTTTGATTCAAGGACCGGTCAAATGGAAGTTTTATTCAACTCTCAGTCAGTTGTTGCAGCAGGTCGAAAATTTGAAAATTATTATCTGAATGGGCATACAACAGACGATTACTTCGAAATTATGACAGGGGCAAGCCATTTATGGTTTAAGGAAGCGAGTCCTGGTGATACTCTCCAACTGGGTATTGATGCCCTTAAAATAAATACCAGGTTTGCCAGCGACAGCGTTCGTATTGGTTTATACTGGAATGATTCGTTGACTTATTCCAGAAATTCCGGTAATATTGATGGATTAATTTCTTTAACCCAATATCCTTTGATTGATTGCCGGATTGCCTCAGGATCAATGGTCATTAATGATTCCGCCTGGACAATAAGACCGGATAACCAGATTTTGATCGACTCCAACGCCGTCACAATTAAACAGCTTACAGTATCTGGCCCTCATGTAGGATTGGAAATCGACGGCACTGTATCAGGAAATCCTTCCGACCAGCTAACAGTAAAATTTGATCAGTTTGACATCTCATATTTTAACCTTCTTCTTAAGAATAAAGGAATTAATATGAAGGGTGTTATAAACGGTCAAGTAACATTTGCAAATCTTATCAATGCACCAAACATTATTGGTGATCTGACTGTAAGGAAGTTCAATTTCAACCAGGAAGAACTTGGGGTTATGACACTCAAAACGAATTGGGATAATGTGGCATCAAAGCTGACGACTACTGTTGAAATTCTTTATCAAGGCACCGATACTGTCTCAAGGACTTTAGAGGTGACTGGCGCCTATTACCCCAATGATAATGAACATACATTCGATTTTACCATTAATATTTATAATTATAAACTTCACACACTATATCCTTTCTTCGCATCATTCTTCAGCTCCTTTAACGGTTATGCTTCAGGCAATCTATATCTCAAGGGCAGCAAGTCATCACCGAAGCTTACAGGTAATGTAAAGGTCCGCAGGACAGAGTTTAGGATTGGTTTTCTGAATACGCTCTATTCACTGTCCGACAATATAGAATTTGGCACTGATTATATTGGTTTTAATAATGTCACTGTCTATGATACATTGGGACGTTCAGCCATCGTCAATGGCAAAATATATCATAAATTTTTCAGTGATATCCGTTTGGATCTTGCGATATCACCATCAGATTTTATGGGTATGAGTAACACTCCGTCACAAAGTCCTCTTTTTTATGGGGACGCATTGGCATCAGGAGTAGTCAAAATCACCGGCCCTGTTGAAAATATTATGTTTGATATTAAGGCGAAAACAGAAAAAGGTACCAGGGTTTTCATCCCTATCAGTTACACGGCCGATGTGTCGGAGAATAATTTTATCCGATTCAGGTCAAGTGAGGATTTTGGAAGACCTGCCCCTCTCCATGATCCTGGGATCAGTGGATTGACAATGAATTTTGAGCTTGATGTGACCAACGATGCAGTTATTCAGATTTTTCTACCCATGCAGATGGGTAATATTAAGGTTTCCGGTGATGGTTTGATGAAACTGGGTATAAATCCCAATGGTGAGTTCAATATAAACGGAACGTACATTATGAACTCAGGTTTATTTTACTTTACAATGAAAAACCTGATTAGCAGGACTTTTAAAATTCAGGAGGGAGGCACTATATCCTGGACTGGTGATATCTATGATGCACGTGTCAACTTGAAAGCCATTTATCAGGTCAGACCAAGTTTGAGCGGTCTGCCGGTAACGACAGGTGATACGTCTGCTCTTTCACAACGTATTCCTGTGAACTGCACCATCGGATTAACAGGGAGCCTTTTTAACCCGGATATCCATTTTAGCATTGACCTTCCGGATGCATCCGAAGATGTCAGGAATATCGTTTATTCTGCTATCGACACAACCAATGAGATGTCAATGACCCGGCAGGTGCTTTCACTTCTGGTGCTAAACAGCTTTAGCTTTAGTACAGGAGGAAATAACGTGATGTCAGGTATGGGAATAAATACGTACGAAATACTTGCCAATCAGCTTAGCAACTGGCTTTCACAGATAAGTGACGAATTTAATATCGGTGTAAATTATGTTAAAGGTGATGCCATGTCGCCTGAACAGCTGGAACTCGCTCTTTCAACACAATTATTTAATGATCGTGTTCTGATAAACGGTTCTGTTGGTTTTGGAGGGTATCAGAATTCGGCAAATAATGCCAGTCAGGTTGTCGGCGATGTACTCATCGAGGCTAAAATCACACCTGATGGACGATTCAGGGTCAGAGCATATAATAAAAGTAACACCATCGACCTTTCGAATGATAACGCACCGTATACACAAGGTGTCGGCGTGTCATATCGGAAGGATTTTAATCGATTCGGCGATCTGTTCCAAAGAAAACGTAAGAAAGCCGAAGCAGTTAATAAAGTCGTACTTCGTTAG